CTTCGAAACGACGCCCGAACCAACGGTACGGCCGCCTTCGCGGATTGCGAAGCGCAGGCCATCGTCCATGGCGATCGGCGCGATGAGCTTGACGCTGATCGTGACGTTGTCGCCCGGCATGACCATCTCGGTGCCCTCGGGGAGGATCACTTCGCCGGTCACGTCGGTGGTGCGGAAGTAGAACTGCGGACGGTAGTTGGCGAAGAACGGCGTGTGACGGCCGCCTTCATCCTTCGACAGAACGTAGACTTCAGCCGAGAACTCGGTGTGCGGGGTCACGGTGCCCGGCTTGGCCAGAACCTGGCCGCGCTCAACGTCTTCACGCTTCAGGCCGCGAACCAGCGCGCCGATGTTGTCGCCTGCACGACCTTCGTCGAGCAGCTTGCGGAACATTTCGACGCCGGTGACGACGGTCTTCTGGGTGTTGCGGATGCCGACAACTTCGACTTCCTCACCAACCTTGACGATGCCGGTCTCGACGCGGCCGGTAACAACCGTACCACGACCCGAGATCGAGAACACGTCTTCGACGGGCATCAGGAACGCCTTGTCGGTGGGACGCGGCGGCTGCGGGATGTAGCTGTCGACAGCAGCCATCAGCTCAAGGATCTTTTCCTTGCCGATGTTGTCGTCGC
The DNA window shown above is from Novosphingobium sp. P6W and carries:
- the tuf gene encoding elongation factor Tu — encoded protein: MAKAKFERNKPHCNIGTIGHVDHGKTTLTAAITKVMAEAFGGTAVDFANIDKAPEERERGITISTAHVEYETAERHYAHVDCPGHADYVKNMITGAAQMDGAILVVNAADGPMPQTREHILLARQVGVPQLVVFMNKVDQVDDAELLELVELEVRELLSSYDFDGDNIPIIMGSALAALEGRDDNIGKEKILELMAAVDSYIPQPPRPTDKAFLMPVEDVFSISGRGTVVTGRVETGIVKVGEEVEVVGIRNTQKTVVTGVEMFRKLLDEGRAGDNIGALVRGLKREDVERGQVLAKPGTVTPHTEFSAEVYVLSKDEGGRHTPFFANYRPQFYFRTTDVTGEVILPEGTEMVMPGDNVTISVKLIAPIAMDDGLRFAIREGGRTVGSGVVSKITK